Part of the Terriglobales bacterium genome is shown below.
GCTATTTCGTGAATTGTGCAGCAGTTATTTGTTCCAGATCCTGATCCTCTATTTGCGGCGGAGCGATCGGCCTGCGGCAAAGGATGAAGCCCCCACCGAGCGAAAAATGGATGGCGTCATCACCGATGCCGTAAGCCGGCAGGTTCTCGATCTCATCCGCACGCAGCGCGCCCAGGAATTAGACCTGCAACAGATTGCCAACTCGCTGGGGTTATCGAACCGCAGTGTCCACCGGCATTTCAAAGACAGCATGGGCATGCCGCCTATGCGCTACCTGCTGCAATACCGCGTGGAAAAAGCCAAAGACCTGATCCGTTATTCCGACTACGCGCTCAAAGAGATTGCCGAACTGACCGGATTCAAAACCATCCATCATTTCACCCGCGTCTTCCGCGAAGTGACAGGCGTTCCCCCGGCGGCCTGGCGACGCAAGTATTGCCAGGGCATCTGCAAAGACGTATTCATTGACCCTGATTTCTCAAGCGTCATGTGGATGCCCAACCACTCGGGTAAATAAATTCCCGCCATCCCGATTAAGTAGAGCCGGTGGTACGGGCAAAAAGTAGGCGGGAGGGGGATGGCCCCCACCCCACTTGCTAGCAGGTGATTTGAAGTCCCAAAATCGCGTTTGCCCCCTGTCATTACT
Proteins encoded:
- a CDS encoding AraC family transcriptional regulator: LFRELCSSYLFQILILYLRRSDRPAAKDEAPTERKMDGVITDAVSRQVLDLIRTQRAQELDLQQIANSLGLSNRSVHRHFKDSMGMPPMRYLLQYRVEKAKDLIRYSDYALKEIAELTGFKTIHHFTRVFREVTGVPPAAWRRKYCQGICKDVFIDPDFSSVMWMPNHSGK